In the genome of Notamacropus eugenii isolate mMacEug1 chromosome 5, mMacEug1.pri_v2, whole genome shotgun sequence, one region contains:
- the LOC140509176 gene encoding olfactory receptor 10S1-like, producing the protein METEWPNQTLVTHFVLEGLANTSEHPIFFFFLFFLIYTITMVGNFFILLTVGLDPHLHSPMYHFLGHLSFLDACLSTVTVPKVLAGLLTAEGKVISFGGCAIQLYSFHFLASTECFLYTVMAYDRYLAISQPLRYPVVMSQKVCVGLAGATWATGAIHSTIHTSLTFHLPYCGPSHIAYFFCDIPPVLKLACTETALNELVMLANIGIVAASCLLLIIISYVFIVASVLRIRTADGRHRAFSTCTAHLTVVFLYYMPPICIYIQPHSNGAGIRAPAVFYTIVTPMLNPFIYTLRNKEVKRALRRLLCHGSRESPAVSPPP; encoded by the coding sequence ATGGAGACAGAGTGGCCAAACCAAACACTGGTCACCCACTTCGTTCTGGAGGGGTTGGCAAACACATCAGAACACcccatatttttcttcttcctcttcttcctcatctacaCCATCACTATGGTGGGGAACTTTTTCATCCTGCTGACAGTGGGCTTGGACCCTCACCTCCACTCTCCCATGTACCACTTTCTGGGCCATCTGTCCTTCCTGGATGCTTGCCTGTCCACAGTGACTGTGCCCAAGGTCCTGGCAGGGCTCTTAACTGCAGAAGGAAAGGTGATATCCTTTGGGGGCTGTGCCATACAGCTCTATTCCTTCCACTTCCTGGCCAGTACTGAATGTTTCCTCTATACTGTCATGGCCTATGACCGATATTTGGCCATCAGTCAGCCATTGCGATACCCAGTTGTCATGAGTCAGAAGGTGTGTGTGGGGTTGGCAGGGGCTACTTGGGCCACTGGTGCCATACACTCTACTATTCACACCTCCCTCACCTTCCACCTGCCCTATTGTGGGCCTTCCCACATTGCCTACTTCTTCTGTGACATCCCCCCTGTCCTGAAGCTGGCTTGTACAGAGACTGCCCTTAATGAGTTGGTTATGCTGGCTAACATTGGCATTGTTGCTGCAAGCTGCCTCTTACTCATCATCATCTCCTATGTTTTCATTGTGGCATCTGTGCTGAGGATTCGTACTGCAGATGGCCGCCATCGTGCCTTTTCTACCTGCACAGCACACCTTACAGTGGTATTCCTCTACTATATGCCCCCCATATGTATCTATATTCAGCCACACTCCAATGGGGCAGGGATAAGAGCCCCAGCTGTCTTTTACACCATTGTCACTCCTATGCTCAACCCCTTCATTTACACCTTGAGGAATAAGGAAGTGAAACGGGCTCTGAGAAGACTTCTGTGCCATGGGTCTAGAGAGTCACCTGCTGTTAGTCCACCCCCATGA